From Vallitalea longa, one genomic window encodes:
- a CDS encoding trimethylamine methyltransferase family protein: protein MNKVDSRVNVLSDREIKLIHESTLDILENVGLKVPHSKWLDIAEEAGACIDREKQIVKIPNRIMEHVIETNREKTKKNSNVQIPNRLYGHISTQVQLVDYKSSTRRTGLMEDIYRGITLVEHLENIKECNAIVIPHDVEYNISDIVSFQAIYKYSTKPGGTYILSPISAKYIAQMANVMGLKINYLFETVSPLQFRDEVLEIALEFIKHGQGLSMAPMVMAGATGPVTIAGMLTMQNAEVLASLFLIYAATRKYVKYEVGGHALDMQTALCSFGTPNQALIGMSVAQLGRYYGLETRSNSGLTDSLRPDFQAGFEKALTATYSCLAGTIDIGCQGIVGADQGNSFEQLVLDNEWLSAYNYIQKGIEVTEETIALDVIKNVGIGGHYLMEGHTLEHMNNNYLPSKVLNKDAYDTWVSKGSKDSLQKAHEKVEDIFSHGICEELAIEKNKADEIDYIVKCAKEEINSI, encoded by the coding sequence ATGAATAAAGTGGATTCAAGAGTTAATGTACTAAGTGATAGAGAGATTAAATTAATCCATGAAAGTACCCTTGATATATTAGAAAACGTAGGTCTAAAAGTACCACACAGTAAATGGCTTGATATTGCTGAAGAAGCAGGAGCTTGTATAGATAGAGAAAAACAAATAGTTAAGATACCTAATAGAATAATGGAACATGTAATAGAGACAAATAGAGAAAAGACCAAGAAAAATTCAAATGTACAAATACCCAATAGATTATATGGTCATATATCTACACAAGTTCAATTAGTTGACTATAAATCAAGTACAAGAAGAACTGGTTTAATGGAAGATATCTATAGAGGAATTACATTAGTCGAACATCTTGAAAATATCAAAGAATGTAATGCAATAGTTATTCCTCATGATGTTGAATATAACATTAGTGATATAGTTTCGTTTCAAGCAATTTACAAATATTCCACCAAACCAGGAGGAACTTACATATTATCACCAATATCTGCTAAATATATAGCTCAGATGGCTAATGTAATGGGGCTGAAGATAAATTATCTATTTGAAACAGTTAGTCCCTTACAATTTCGGGATGAAGTGCTGGAAATTGCTCTAGAATTCATTAAACATGGACAAGGATTATCTATGGCACCAATGGTTATGGCTGGTGCTACAGGTCCAGTTACAATAGCAGGTATGTTGACAATGCAGAATGCTGAGGTTCTGGCAAGTCTATTTCTTATCTATGCAGCTACTAGAAAATATGTCAAATATGAAGTTGGAGGGCATGCTCTTGACATGCAGACAGCTCTGTGTTCATTTGGAACCCCTAATCAGGCTTTAATAGGAATGAGTGTTGCACAGTTGGGTAGATATTATGGATTAGAAACTAGAAGTAATTCAGGATTGACAGATTCATTGAGACCTGATTTCCAGGCTGGTTTTGAAAAAGCACTAACAGCTACATATAGTTGTCTTGCAGGAACTATAGATATTGGATGTCAAGGTATAGTGGGAGCAGACCAAGGTAATAGTTTTGAACAATTGGTTTTGGATAACGAATGGTTATCTGCTTATAATTATATTCAAAAAGGAATAGAAGTAACTGAGGAGACTATAGCCCTAGATGTAATAAAAAATGTAGGAATAGGCGGGCATTATCTAATGGAAGGGCATACTCTGGAACATATGAATAATAACTATCTTCCTTCTAAAGTATTGAATAAAGATGCCTATGATACATGGGTATCGAAAGGTTCTAAGGATTCTTTACAAAAAGCTCATGAAAAAGTTGAAGATATATTTTCTCATGGAATTTGTGAAGAGTTAGCAATAGAAAAAAATAAAGCTGATGAAATAGATTATATTGTTAAATGTGCTAAAGAAGAGATAAATTCTATATAG
- the glnA gene encoding type I glutamate--ammonia ligase, with translation MLIDSKYTKEDIIKITKEEDIKFIRLQFVDILGTLKNVAITDEQLIKALNNQILIDGSSIEGFVRMEESDMFLKPDLDTFEIFPWRPHQGKVGRMICDIYNLDGTPFQGDPRYVLKKVIKEAEELGYDFNVGPEFEFFLFQIDEDGYPTTKTHDNAGYFDLGPIDLGENVRRDIVLTLEEMGFDIQTSHHEVAPGQHEIDFKYSDALRSADNIVTFKLVVKVIARKHGLHATFMPKPIFGISGSGMHCNLLMYDDDGRNIFYNENDELNLSKEAYYFIGGLLKHAKALTAVTNPTVNSYKRLVSGFEAPVRIGWSTINASPLIRIPRGRNKNSLIELRSPDPSCNPYLAVAAILKAGLDGIKNKIEPPKMLEKEELSEALDILDVNLTIPSSLKEALIELSKDEVVKEALGDVYERYMKAKSIEWDEYMSVVHPWEVEKYISRY, from the coding sequence ATGTTAATAGATAGTAAATATACAAAAGAAGATATAATTAAAATCACTAAGGAAGAGGATATCAAATTCATTAGACTACAATTTGTAGATATTCTAGGTACTCTAAAAAATGTAGCCATCACAGATGAACAGCTGATAAAAGCGCTAAATAATCAAATATTGATTGATGGTTCATCTATTGAAGGATTTGTTAGGATGGAAGAATCTGACATGTTTCTAAAGCCTGATTTAGATACATTTGAAATATTTCCATGGAGACCTCATCAAGGTAAGGTTGGAAGAATGATATGTGATATCTATAATCTAGACGGTACTCCTTTTCAAGGCGATCCTAGATATGTTCTGAAAAAAGTCATTAAAGAAGCAGAAGAATTAGGATATGATTTCAATGTAGGTCCAGAATTCGAATTCTTTCTATTTCAAATAGACGAAGATGGATATCCAACAACTAAAACTCATGATAATGCAGGATATTTTGATTTAGGACCAATTGACCTAGGTGAAAATGTAAGAAGAGATATAGTACTGACTCTAGAAGAAATGGGATTCGATATTCAGACATCTCATCATGAAGTCGCTCCTGGACAGCATGAAATAGATTTTAAATATAGTGATGCATTAAGGTCAGCCGACAATATTGTTACGTTTAAGTTAGTTGTTAAAGTTATTGCAAGAAAGCATGGACTTCATGCAACTTTTATGCCAAAACCTATATTTGGAATAAGTGGTTCTGGAATGCATTGCAATCTACTGATGTATGATGATGATGGCAGAAATATATTTTATAATGAAAATGATGAACTTAATTTATCAAAAGAAGCATATTATTTTATTGGCGGATTATTAAAACATGCAAAGGCTCTAACAGCGGTTACTAATCCTACAGTAAATTCTTATAAAAGATTGGTATCAGGATTTGAAGCTCCTGTAAGAATTGGATGGTCTACAATAAATGCTAGTCCACTAATTAGAATACCAAGAGGAAGAAACAAAAATTCATTGATTGAACTTAGAAGTCCCGATCCATCATGTAATCCTTATTTAGCTGTAGCAGCAATCCTGAAAGCTGGACTTGATGGTATCAAGAATAAAATAGAACCTCCTAAAATGTTGGAGAAAGAAGAATTAAGTGAAGCATTAGACATATTAGATGTCAATTTAACAATTCCAAGTAGCTTAAAAGAAGCATTAATAGAATTGTCAAAAGATGAAGTCGTAAAAGAAGCATTAGGTGATGTATACGAAAGATATATGAAAGCGAAGAGTATCGAGTGGGATGAATATATGTCAGTAGTTCATCCTTGGGAAGTAGAAAAGTATATTTCAAGATATTAG
- the nagB gene encoding glucosamine-6-phosphate deaminase codes for MKLMIKDNKQEFDYAGAMEILNLIKEKPNAVIGLATGNTPKGMYDILGDLCKEKQVDFSRVTTLNLDEYLGIESSNSGSCKSYLNKRLYTKVNLKQENIHHLNSNPEDYEKECCRYNNLINDLGGIDLLILGIGHNGHLGFNEPNTPFDSMVHICNLTDKTRTANIWSFGSKDKVPKKGVSMGIKNIMNSKRLMLLANGDSKSQIIYKALKGKVTEEVPASVLQLHNDVVVVLDREAGKILLGI; via the coding sequence ATGAAACTTATGATAAAAGACAATAAACAGGAATTTGATTATGCAGGGGCAATGGAAATATTGAATCTAATAAAAGAAAAACCTAATGCAGTAATAGGTTTGGCTACAGGAAATACTCCAAAGGGTATGTATGATATATTAGGTGATTTATGCAAAGAGAAGCAAGTTGATTTTTCTAGAGTAACTACATTGAATTTAGATGAATATTTAGGTATTGAGTCTAGTAATTCAGGTAGCTGTAAAAGTTACTTAAATAAAAGATTATATACTAAGGTTAATCTAAAGCAAGAGAATATACATCACTTAAATAGTAATCCAGAGGATTATGAGAAGGAGTGTTGCAGATATAATAACCTAATCAATGATTTAGGTGGAATAGATCTATTGATATTGGGAATAGGACATAATGGACATCTTGGTTTCAACGAACCCAATACACCATTTGATTCAATGGTACATATATGTAATTTAACTGATAAAACAAGAACAGCGAATATATGGTCATTTGGTAGTAAAGATAAAGTTCCTAAGAAAGGTGTTTCAATGGGAATAAAGAATATAATGAACAGTAAGAGACTTATGTTGTTAGCAAATGGTGATTCTAAATCTCAGATTATCTATAAAGCTCTTAAGGGGAAGGTTACAGAAGAAGTGCCAGCATCGGTTCTACAGTTACATAATGATGTTGTAGTGGTGTTGGATAGAGAAGCGGGAAAAATTTTATTAGGCATATGA